A window from Deltaproteobacteria bacterium encodes these proteins:
- a CDS encoding Txe/YoeB family addiction module toxin yields the protein MWTLVYTRDAQKDAKKIKQAGLQNKVQNLLDLLKKNPFSTPPPYEKLLGDLTGAYSRRINIQHRLVYQVLKGQKIVKVIRLWTSCRRIS from the coding sequence ATGTGGACTCTTGTTTACACGCGAGACGCACAAAAGGACGCCAAAAAAATAAAACAGGCGGGACTGCAAAACAAGGTTCAGAATCTTCTGGATCTGCTAAAAAAGAATCCGTTTAGCACCCCACCTCCTTACGAAAAATTACTGGGGGATCTGACCGGTGCCTATTCAAGGCGGATCAACATTCAACACCGCCTCGTCTATCAAGTGTTGAAAGGTCAAAAAATCGTCAAAGTGATCCGCCTCTGGACCAGTTGTCGCCGCATCTCTTGA
- a CDS encoding type 1 glutamine amidotransferase domain-containing protein, translating into MAIEKTGVQPKVLVVLSGSDHVSLKGGGEHPTGYFLSELAVPLKQLIKAGYKPVFATPNGRAPTMDKVSDDTRWFKDKEEFLAAKALLQGIREFATPRPLDSFSEKELSSFDGLFVPGGHAPMEDLSRDPNLGRILNYFHQQQKPTALICHGPAALLSANAPGKPWPYQGYRMTVFSTPEEKQEEDAGHLDGYLTYYVADELLKAGASVFVASPWTGNVVRDRELITAQNPMSDVRFSEEFLEALIQRRVGALPQKKGMPKGGIEPNVVYDISAEALDWKNGYSTVFVGSRLKGSSPSEFLPHLTKHVGEVKQAFEPQGLRGYIVLATSDYEIAYLNWTSKEAADKAFASPDGKKVVADAQSFMESVLYKQTDER; encoded by the coding sequence ATGGCGATCGAAAAAACAGGTGTTCAACCAAAGGTACTCGTTGTTCTCTCGGGTTCAGATCATGTGAGCCTAAAAGGGGGTGGAGAACACCCGACAGGCTACTTTTTATCCGAGCTGGCGGTTCCGTTAAAACAGCTTATCAAGGCAGGGTACAAGCCGGTTTTTGCAACCCCGAATGGCAGGGCCCCGACGATGGATAAAGTGAGCGATGACACGCGCTGGTTTAAGGACAAAGAGGAATTTCTTGCGGCCAAGGCGCTTCTTCAGGGTATACGCGAATTTGCAACTCCGCGGCCACTTGATTCTTTCTCGGAAAAGGAACTCTCTTCTTTCGACGGCCTTTTTGTTCCGGGCGGGCATGCCCCGATGGAAGACCTCTCTCGCGACCCGAATTTAGGCCGGATTCTCAATTACTTTCATCAACAGCAAAAACCGACCGCCTTGATCTGTCACGGGCCAGCCGCTCTTCTGTCGGCCAATGCCCCGGGCAAGCCGTGGCCTTACCAAGGTTATCGGATGACTGTCTTTTCGACACCGGAAGAGAAACAGGAGGAGGATGCCGGGCATTTGGATGGGTATCTCACCTATTATGTGGCGGATGAACTTCTCAAGGCGGGTGCGTCGGTTTTTGTGGCGTCTCCCTGGACCGGAAATGTCGTGCGGGATCGTGAGCTGATTACAGCGCAAAATCCGATGTCGGATGTTCGTTTTTCGGAAGAGTTTCTAGAGGCGCTCATCCAGAGACGTGTCGGTGCACTTCCTCAGAAAAAGGGGATGCCAAAAGGCGGGATTGAACCGAATGTTGTCTACGACATCTCAGCTGAGGCTCTTGATTGGAAGAACGGCTATTCAACCGTTTTTGTCGGGTCCCGTTTGAAAGGCAGTTCTCCATCAGAGTTCCTTCCACACCTCACAAAACATGTGGGTGAGGTGAAGCAGGCGTTTGAACCGCAGGGGCTTCGTGGTTATATCGTTTTGGCGACGTCTGATTATGAAATTGCCTACCTGAATTGGACCAGCAAGGAGGCGGCCGATAAAGCGTTCGCCTCTCCTGATGGCAAGAAGGTGGTTGCGGACGCCCAATCGTTTATGGAATCTGTTCTTTATAAACAGACCGATGAGCGCTGA
- a CDS encoding SDR family oxidoreductase yields MSQRLLGKVAIITGASSGIGEATAVRLASEGVKVVLAARRVDRLEKVKRQIESEGGEALCVPTDVTRRDQVETLVQKTYQSFGRADILFNNAGIMPLSFMKKGRVDEWEKTIDVNIKGVLYGIAAILPRFLSQKSGHIINMSSVGGRRVYPGCAVYNGTKFAVRAISQSLRMELASEPGLKVTVIEPGAVTTELPEGIQDQEFKETFKSFAATLTFLEPNDIAESIFYAVSQADRVNVEEILVMPREQGN; encoded by the coding sequence ATGAGTCAAAGATTGTTAGGTAAGGTTGCCATCATCACGGGAGCTTCTAGCGGAATAGGGGAGGCGACAGCGGTGAGATTGGCCTCAGAGGGGGTCAAAGTTGTCTTGGCGGCCCGACGGGTAGATCGATTGGAAAAGGTGAAGAGGCAGATCGAATCGGAGGGGGGCGAGGCGCTGTGTGTTCCAACTGATGTAACCCGGAGGGATCAGGTTGAGACGCTGGTGCAGAAAACATATCAGTCGTTTGGACGTGCTGATATTTTGTTTAACAACGCGGGCATCATGCCGCTCTCCTTCATGAAAAAGGGACGCGTTGATGAGTGGGAGAAAACAATTGACGTGAACATCAAGGGTGTTTTGTACGGAATTGCTGCAATTCTCCCCCGTTTTTTGAGTCAGAAGAGCGGACATATTATCAATATGTCAAGTGTTGGAGGTCGGCGGGTTTATCCCGGTTGTGCTGTTTATAATGGAACCAAATTTGCCGTTCGGGCTATTTCGCAGAGTCTTCGAATGGAGCTGGCGTCTGAGCCTGGATTGAAGGTGACCGTCATTGAGCCCGGTGCCGTCACGACCGAATTGCCCGAAGGCATTCAAGATCAAGAGTTCAAAGAGACATTTAAGAGTTTTGCGGCGACCCTTACCTTTCTCGAACCGAACGATATTGCCGAGTCGATCTTTTACGCAGTCTCCCAAGCGGATCGCGTGAATGTTGAAGAGATTTTAGTGATGCCGCGCGAACAGGGGAATTGA
- a CDS encoding type II toxin-antitoxin system Phd/YefM family antitoxin, with amino-acid sequence MTFRTASQARAELYNLIDEVSESHEPVLITGKRNSGVLVSEEDWKSIQETLYLTSIPGMRRSIQKGLKTSVKKCSKKLNW; translated from the coding sequence ATGACTTTCCGAACCGCAAGCCAAGCCCGAGCTGAGCTGTACAACCTCATTGACGAGGTTTCGGAATCACACGAACCGGTCCTCATTACGGGCAAACGAAACAGTGGTGTATTGGTTTCAGAGGAGGACTGGAAATCGATTCAGGAGACGCTCTATTTGACCTCCATTCCGGGAATGAGAAGATCCATTCAAAAAGGTCTCAAAACTTCTGTTAAGAAATGCTCCAAGAAACTCAACTGGTAG